The proteins below come from a single Staphylococcus sp. MI 10-1553 genomic window:
- a CDS encoding response regulator transcription factor, producing MDILLVEDDQTLCQQITEALMSWDYHVTCIQDFDKVFQEYQQADPHIILMDITLPKFDGFHWTRQIRQHANVPIIFISSRDHPMDQVMSMEIGADDYIQKPFHMPVLIAKLQAIFRRVYQYNQEERRTILWRDSVVDLSKGTIVRTEQTAVLSKTEMLILEILLKHKNQIVSRDTLMTALWDDEAFVSDNTLTVNVNRLRKKLADIGLDRVIETKVGKGYLAHENN from the coding sequence TTGGATATATTATTGGTAGAAGATGATCAAACATTATGTCAACAAATCACTGAGGCATTGATGTCATGGGATTATCATGTTACTTGTATTCAAGATTTTGACAAAGTTTTTCAAGAGTATCAACAAGCGGACCCGCATATTATTTTGATGGATATTACATTGCCCAAATTTGATGGTTTCCATTGGACACGACAAATTCGGCAGCATGCGAATGTACCGATTATATTTATATCATCACGTGATCATCCAATGGATCAAGTGATGAGTATGGAAATCGGTGCAGATGACTATATACAAAAACCGTTTCATATGCCTGTACTTATTGCGAAATTACAAGCTATTTTTCGGCGTGTGTATCAATATAATCAAGAAGAACGACGGACCATCTTGTGGCGAGACAGTGTTGTAGATTTGTCTAAAGGAACGATAGTAAGAACAGAACAAACAGCAGTGTTATCTAAAACGGAAATGCTTATTTTGGAGATTTTACTCAAGCATAAAAATCAAATTGTATCCCGTGATACGTTGATGACAGCTTTATGGGATGATGAAGCATTTGTGAGTGATAATACATTAACTGTGAATGTTAATCGTTTACGTAAAAAATTAGCCGATATTGGCTTGGATAGGGTAATAGAAACAAAAGTAGGGAAAGGCTATCTTGCACATGAAAACAATTAA